Proteins encoded together in one Musa acuminata AAA Group cultivar baxijiao chromosome BXJ3-6, Cavendish_Baxijiao_AAA, whole genome shotgun sequence window:
- the LOC135641304 gene encoding probable inactive receptor kinase At1g27190, with protein sequence MRTILWRSLLVLHVVAAAAAAAAAAAEDDVRCLRGVKATLDRDGRLTWNLSNGTVGFVCSFVGVSCWNPQENRVLGLNLRDMSLSGSIASDLQYCAAANVLDLSSNAISGAIPPDLCSWLPYLVTLDLSNNQLTGAIPPGLSGCRFLNTLVLAGNRLEGAIPPSLAQLDRLTRLDLSDNRLSGPIPAPIGDKFASSSFDHNDGLCGHPVSRCGRSLTRTIVIVVAAGVFGAATSLALAWMIWRCWSPSGKRASPERGREDGRWWAERLRMAHNRLVPVSLFQKPIVKVKLADLMTATADFHPSNLIVAGSPRTGTSYKAVLPDGSALTVKRLHSCPLPEKHFRAEMGRIGQLRHPNLVPLLGFCVVEDERLLVYKHMPNGALSSALESLDWPARVRIGIGAARGLAWLHHGFQIPFLHQNLSLKAILLDEDYEARITDFGLTGLMRTSTGDGADTSPFLNGDFGEFGYTAPECASNADPTTKEDVYAFGIILLELVTGQKATEITSDAAGEGFKGSLVDWVNRLSITGRIHEAFDLSLRGKDNDDEIMQVLKIASGCVVASPKERPSMYKVFQTLKKIGDGYDLSEHLDEFPLVYGKEE encoded by the coding sequence ATGAGGACGATATTGTGGAGGAGCTTGTTGGTGCTACATGTTGTGgctgcggcagcggcagcggcagcggcggcggcggaggacgaCGTGCGGTGCCTCCGCGGGGTGAAGGCTACCCTCGACCGTGATGGCAGGCTGACCTGGAACCTCTCCAATGGCACTGTGGGCTTCGTCTGCAGTTTCGTGGGCGTGTCGTGCTGGAACCCCCAGGAGAACCGCGTGCTGGGGCTCAACCTTAGGGACATGTCGCTCTCCGGCTCGATCGCTTCTGATCTCCAGTACTGCGCCGCTGCCAACGTCCTCGACCTTTCCTCCAACGCCATCTCCGGCGCCATTCCCCCTGACCTTTGTTCCTGGCTCCCCTACCTCGTCACCCTCGACCTCTCCAACAACCAGCTCACCGGCGCCATCCCCCCCGGCCTCTCCGGCTGTCGCTTCCTCAACACCCTCGTCCTCGCTGGCAACCGGCTCGAGGGCGCCATCCCGCCCTCTCTTGCCCAGCTCGACCGCCTCACCCGCCTCGATCTCTCTGACAATCGGCTCTCCGGACCCATCCCTGCGCCGATCGGCGACAAGTTCGCCTCCTCCTCTTTCGATCACAACGACGGCCTCTGCGGCCATCCCGTCTCCCGCTGCGGCAGATCGCTCACCCGGACCATCGTAATTGTCGTCGCCGCCGGCGTCTTCGGCGCCGCCACCTCGCTCGCCCTCGCCTGGATGATCTGGCGGTGCTGGTCACCGTCCGGCAAGCGGGCGTCTCCCGAGCGCGGCCGAGAGGACGGTAGGTGGTGGGCCGAGCGGCTTCGGATGGCGCACAACCGCCTCGTGCCCGTCTCGTTGTTCCAGAAGCCGATCGTGAAGGTGAAGTTGGCGGATCTGATGACGGCCACTGCCGACTTCCACCCGAGCAACTTAATTGTCGCCGGGAGCCCGAGAACTGGGACCTCGTACAAGGCCGTGCTGCCGGACGGATCGGCTCTCACTGTCAAGCGGCTCCACTCTTGCCCGCTGCCGGAGAAGCACTTCCGCGCGGAGATGGGGCGGATCGGGCAGCTCCGGCACCCTAACCTGGTACCCCTTCTGGGCTTCTGCGTCGTCGAGGACGAGCGGCTTCTCGTGTACAAGCACATGCCCAATGGCGCCCTCTCCTCGGCCCTCGAGTCGCTTGATTGGCCGGCCAGGGTCAGGATCGGGATAGGCGCCGCTCGTGGCCTCGCCTGGCTCCACCATGGCTTCCAGATCCCGTTCCTCCACCAGAACTTGAGCTTGAAGGCCATCCTTCTCGATGAGGACTACGAGGCAAGGATCACAGATTTTGGGCTAACAGGGCTGATGAGGACATCAACCGGGGATGGAGCTGACACAAGCCCGTTCCTGAATGGGGACTTTGGGGAGTTCGGGTATACGGCACCAGAGTGTGCTAGTAATGCAGATCCGACCACCAAGGAGGATGTGTACGCTTTTGGGATCATTCTGTTGGAGCTGGTCACAGGGCAGAAGGCTACTGAGATAACCAGTGATGCAGCAGGAGAAGGGTTCAAGGGGAGTTTGGTGGATTGGGTGAATCGGCTTTCTATCACAGGTAGAATTCATGAGGCATTTGATCTGTCACTTCGGGGGAAGGACAACGATGACGAGATTATGCAGGTGTTGAAGATTGCTTCTGGTTGTGTGGTAGCCTCACCAAAGGAGAGGCCTTCTATGTATAAAGTCTTCCAAACTTTGAAGAAAATTGGGGATGGATATGATCTCTCAGAGCATTTAGATGAATTCCCACTTGTTTATGGGAAGGAAGAGTAA
- the LOC135640031 gene encoding kelch repeat-containing protein At3g27220-like codes for MARSNASGKYFLVLACIALLGVALVGDFLWASSNSAYSSPVWSTRFDFSLERSATVDDPKAETVKKDKGAQTLISKELNATFADLPAPQLQWEEMAEAPVPRLDGAAIQIKNLLYVFAGYGTINYVHSHVDIYNFTDNTWGGRFDMPQEMAHSHLGMVTDGRYIYVVTGQYGPQCRGPTARNFVLDTEKKEWHDLPPLPVPRYAPATQLWRGRLHVMGGSKEDRHEPGLEHWSLAVKDGKALEKEWRSEIPIPRGGPHRACVVANDQLIVIGGQEGDFMAKPGSPIFKCVRRSEVVYSDVYMLDDEMKWKQLPPMPKPDSHIEFAWVNVNNSIIIAGGTTEKHPITKKMVLVGEIFRFNLDTLEWSVVGRMPFRIKTTLVGYWNGRLYFTSGQRDKGPNDPAPKKVVGSMWRTKLHL; via the exons ATGGCGAGATCCAACGCGTCGGGGAAGTACTTCCTGGTCCTGGCCTGCATCGCGCTTCTTGGAGTCGCCCTCGTTGGGGATTTCCTCTGGGCTTCCTCCAATTCCGCTTACTCTTCTCCGGTTTGGTCTACCAGATTCGATTTTTCTCTCGAAAGATCTGCCACCGTCGACGATCCGAAAGCCGAGACG GTTAAGAAGGACAAGGGTGCACAAACACTAATTTCAAAAGAACTGAAtgcaacttttgctgatttaccaGCACCACAGTTACAATGGGAAGAGATGGCAGAGGCACCTGTGCCACGTTTAGACGGGGCTGCTATACAAATTAAGAATCTTTTATATGTCTTTGCTGGATACGGTACAATCAACTAT GTTCATTCCCATGTTGATATCTACAATTTTACTGACAATACATGGGGAGGAAGATTTGACATGCCACAAGAAATGGCACATTCTCATTTAGGAATGGTAACAGATGGAAGATACATTTATGTAGTGACTGGACAATATGGTCCTCAATGTAGAGGCCCTACGGCTCGCAATTTTGTGCTGGACACTGAGAAGAAAGagtggcatgatttgcctcccttGCCTGTACCTAG GTATGCCCCAGCCACCCAGCTTTGGAGAGGCAGACTTCATGTCATGGGTGGCAGCAAGGAAGACCGCCATGAACCTGGATTAGAACATTGGAGTCTTGCAGTGAAAGATGGAAAAGCCTTGGAGAAAGAATGGCGAAGTGAAATTCCTATACCACGTGGTGGTCCCCACAG GGCTTGTGTAGTCGCTAATGATCAGCTGATTGTTATTGGTGGTCAAGAAGGTGATTTTATGGCCAAACCTGGATCACCAATTTTCAAATGTGTCAGACGGAGTGAG GTGGTCTACAGCGATGTTTACATGCTTGATGATGAGATGAAATGGAAGCAACTTCCACCCATGCCTAAACCAGATTCTCACATAGAATTTGCATGGGTTAATGTTAACAATTCAATCATTATTGCTGGCGGCACGACGGAGAAACATCCTATAACCAAAAAGATGGTGCTGGTTGGTGAAATATTTCGATTCAATTTGGATACACTG GAATGGTCAGTGGTCGGAAGGATGCCCTTCCGCATCAAGACTACCTTGGTTGGATACTGGAACGGCCGGCTTTATTTCACGTCCGGCCAGCGTGACAAGGGTCCCAATGATCCCGCTCCCAAGAAGGTTGTAGGATCCATGTGGAGAACTAAATTACACCTATAA
- the LOC103989316 gene encoding uncharacterized protein LOC103989316 produces MRPVESKGTCTFDSAQEDNPGSNACNGDVGHKARHYRKALSSRSKPAPSKWDDAQKWLVGLSGRGAHQHAVSKPRNSNADDRRLLTSLSQRGRDSCSSADGVLEGGVVLAITACDEGETKKMDYNEAMWRTNKPVQDSSMVVRSVCLRDAGTEMTPIASKEPSRTGTPLGASTPVLKSPVCSRSSTPVRCRQGAQQNDSYKEGMRSLERSEAVPFGAAGGSNWPSREESGTDGARSYETSGSAQDRNPSTLESRATAWDEAERAKYLARYKSEDVKIQAWENHEKRKAELEMRRMEVKAERIKSRAQEKYANKSAAAGRIAEEKRASAAAKLNERAARTSDRTDYIRRTGHLPSSFFSFKLPSLCS; encoded by the exons ATGAGGCCTGTAGAGAGCAAGGGGACCTGTACATTTGATTCGGCGCAGGAGGATAATCCCGGCAGCAACGCTTGCAATGGCGATGTCGGACACAAAGCTCGTCACTATCGGAAAGCGTTGAGCTCGCGCAGCAAGCCGGCGCCTTCGAAGTGGGATGACGCGCAGAAGTGGCTGGTTGGGCTGTCGGGCCGCGGAGCTCACCAGCACGCCGTGAGCAAGCCGAGGAACTCGAACGCCGACGATAGAAGGCTGCTCACTTCACTGTCCCAGCGAGGACGGGATTCTTGTAGCAGCGCTGATGGAGTCTTGGAGGGCGGCGTCGTTCTTGCGATTACTGCGTGCGATGAAGGGGAAACGAAGAAGATGGATTACAACGAAGCAATGTGGAGGACGAATAAGCCGGTGCAGGATTCGTCCATGGTGGTAAGATCCGTTTGCTTGAGAGACGCAGGGACGGAGATGACTCCAATTGCAAGCAAAGAACCATCGAGGACGGGCACGCCACTTGGTGCGTCGACTCCGGTGTTGAAGAGCCCGGTTTGTTCTCGATCATCCACCCCTGTGAGATGCCGTCAAGGTGCTCAACAAAATGACAGCTACAAAGAAGGGATGAGGAGTCTCGAGAGAAGCGAGGCCGTGCCTTTCGGCGCGGCCGGCGGGAGCAATTGGCCTTCGAGAGAAGAATCTGGGACTGACGGGGCCAGGTCATATGAGACCAGTGGCTCGGCGCAAGATCGGAACCCGAGTACGCTGGAATCCCGAGCCACGGCATGGGATGAGGCAGAGCGTGCGAAGTACTTGGCAAG ATACAAGAGTGAAGATGTGAAGATACAAGCATGGGAAAATCATGAAAAAAGAAAAGCTGAATTGGAAATGAGGAGGATGGAG GTTAAGGCAGAGAGAATCAAATCACGAGCCCAAGAAAAATACGCAAACAAGTCAGCTGCAGCAGGAAGGATCGCAGAGGAGAAGCGTGCCAGTGCAGCGGCCAAGCTGAATGAGCGTGCCGCAAGAACTTCCGATAGAACAGACTACATCAGGAGGACAGGGCACCTGCCATCCTCTTTTTTCTCCTTCAAGTTGCCTTCTCTTTGTAGTTGA